The Vanessa atalanta chromosome 12, ilVanAtal1.2, whole genome shotgun sequence nucleotide sequence GCCATCGACTGAAAATATCACCCGCAAAGCGTTTCTGCTACGTCATATTACAAGAACACGAAATTCATCTGTGTTACGTTAATAGTCTAAGTACGAAGCGAGAAGCGCAGTTTATTTGCAACATATCAATCAAGTGCTCATGCTGCGTCTGTACCTACGCGGTATCCACAAAAAGTAGCAAAGAGATTTGTTTGCGGATTTTTCTCATGTGATTCACGGTGACGGTCTAGATGTATAGCTCattcatcaaatcaaatcaaatcaaaatattctttatttaagtaggcttttacaagcacttttgaatcgtcatataacaaactattttaagtaaaactaccaccgattcggaatgtagattctaccgagaagaaccggcaagaaactcagtagttactctaaaatctaaaaatacagtcatgttagttaaatacaattatatatgtatgttatgtctcctgtctggaagtcaacaagcattaactccacgcttttttatcatctatataaccttgtatcgaataatatgccttctttaccaatgtatttttttacaaatgatttgaatttatgcaaccgaaaagttaaaaatgtgtCAATTGGCTGAAAtttgattatgtatatatatattatgatataagcATTTTATATAGACTCTTATTATAaacgtgcgaagccgggtcttgaagatagtattttataataaaaccttccTCGAAATGCGTCGCATCTtctgatataaataagttatgttTATATTAGTCGAGTAGTTTCTATAGTTAAGCATTACAAAATCGCCgcaaaaaaaatttgaaaatgatttaCGTTTCGTAGCATTGCTTACAAATGCCGAggtgacatttaatttttttatttacctacttAGTTTTGATGACATTTCGGCCTCCTTTTTATCGGTGGGGCCGAGTGCGGaacattaattttgttacttGGCACAATAGACTTTTTGTCGCGCGGGTGATTTATTACAGATAATACTATCTATATTGAttgataataatcatataaatataataattgcataCGTAACGTACTAAAATATagccaatataaaaaatataatatactacctAAATAGTTTTTTACGGAATATTCCGATATGACATTATATGGAACAATTTACTAATGAATACCTTGCCCCAGGTAGAAGTATCTTATATCGGAAAAAAGCTACTGGCCGATTTCAGAGCGGTGCTAccgctgtataagaaaaaaaatattttaaataaggtttcatcattttggcgccaaatgtagatgagtgacagtttacaattaaatgaagtCAAAACAAAACCATTCATAGGTtttgaaattcttaaaaaatctgttgaataaacgttTATTCAAAAAGTAGTGAAAACtagtgagtttatttattatatatagaagaaatatttattattctgccCTGTACGGGTgaaattagaaatttattttgttaccaaTCGCTGCGTTACCACTGGGTCCAATCTAAACAATTCAGAGACCTACTTAAACAAACAGAATaacgtcaaaatcggtccagccgctTAGGAATTCAGAGACACGCGTACAaaagaattatatgtatatataaagataataaattgtttacttgAAATAGAACTCTCGTGTGTAAAATCTTATTACACAACTTGTGAGGCTGATATtgccttgggaatgaaacgatcgcctcctgataattatatattgaataattgtaaacatttacaaattgCCAAAAATAACCCGCTGAGCTTCTTCCTCTGGTTCTTCTTTCTTTTCAGACCCGGTGGgagttttttatttgacaatctATAAGTAATTGTAATGCTATCacgaacattattattatatacgtcgGCGGGAAAccacgtatttaagaaaaacacgtgtccggaaattattattaaattaataaataatattatgtgaattctgagatgttaaattagtctgaaatattttagagtccataaataggtgttatattgagtgaatagtgcccctacccaattttgttataaaaggccgAACACCTATATAACAATAACACCATACCGGCGGGGTATCGACAGTTCGCCCGATGACGCTGTAGAGGCCACTCTGGCCAAAAGTTACTGTCCATTcgaaaaaaaaggtattaaattaaaggtataaatattttgacaggCTTGTTCGAGCTGTCGAAGCGATCGGACGTCCTCCACttagaataaattaaagaaaaatatttcctgCGTTTATTTTCATACCTTCGAGAatggatagaaatccaaaccTTGACACTCGTGACGTCAGCAATCTTGaagtcatgttttttttaaaaacaagctggGACAAGCTACTCCGTCATATATGAATAGTTGTCGTCCGGGGATACAcacgcgttttaggggttggtcggaAAATCGTTGCATCgtttacagacagacagagttagaTTTGGTTTCGTTTGATTCAATCTTTTAACGTActtcgtatgttttttttaaggaatttataaaatagatttatagaatttatcggtttttttttctgatctGTAGTATACATAACTACAAATTACCACTGTCACATCCCTAACGCAGCTAAGACACACATAATACAACTTTACCAATAATCATAACAAAAAATCTTAGACAAATTTATCAGTTACTTTGGGAATTTATAATCACCCCTCTCTGGGTTATAGACACCCATGTGTAAGGAACATAACCTACTAGTTAAAAGATAGTTATTTAATCATGTAAATGTCTTTGTGTTGATATTGTTTGACACTGTCAAATTGACGGTAGGTACACCAGTAGACTATGTATGAGTAGGGTCTGTGGCGGATAGCCTTACAGtaattaatacgtatataaagtattaagaggtatattaaattaaatactaacagTATCATTCGCATTATACTTTACACAAAGTTATCTTCGTAAttcgagtaaaataaaatattaataaacgtcaCGAAGAAAAACAGTAACTATTTATGACAATTTGCTTTTAAAGCGTATCAATAATCAAATATAGCTTATAATAATCGCGTGCACCTCacaataattatgaaagttTAATCGATgcaggatttatttatttaataggacGCCATTGTGCGCAACagcttaaataattacatagagAGAtacgtaaatttttaataagtgcaGAGCTAATGAAATGTAGAattggaatatatattatttatttttcgttcaacgcaataatttaatgtaattttttttccataataatCAAACTTCATATTGGTAACTTTGGTtgcttatataacacaaaatgtTATGGAAGAGTGGGTCCCTCTGACACGAGTATAAATCATGCTCACTAGAGAGGCCCAACCTAAAATATGCTATGTAAACTGtggtaacgaataaataaataaataaatatcttcttTAACAAAAGCTGGGACGAGCTACTCTACAAGcttctttaacaaaaatatatatgtttttttttttttattttaagtatgtagTTCCTTGGTGTTTGTGCCATCtaaatgttatgttttgttCTATAACAGATTTGCAAgcaattaatttgtgtttagtatttatttttctaaaacacGTATGCGAAAGGTCAGGTGGGCTGCTAGCAAATGGTCATCACTGCCCAAacacattggtgttgtaagaaatattaaccatttcttacaacgccaatgcgccatcgaaCGTGCCTCTTTCGCATTAACATTTCGTGGAGACCTAACTATTACGGCGTCATacattactattaaatataaaataataatatttttaattaaattaattacagaaaATTTGATACGGTATTTAATATGTTACCCAAGTTCGTGTAAAAATGGGTGTAGATTTtagattttcaaattataagctTGCAAGTCGGTAAGAGAAATATACtactaaacaatattattaatcagtTTATGCTATTATGATGTTGGAACTTCTTTGTCCTCGATGAGAGATTGATGTTAATCAAGGTCcaattattgtatatacttattttttaataatatgcttcTGACGAAAAGAggcatgattttttatttttattttatattatgtgacaTTTCTATAACGTTGTTAAGTCTGTACGTAAACTCgattgcttttaaaattaaacaacaataattactgCGAGCTTTGTCAGTTACGACACTATCAGTAAAAGTTTTGAACGAGCGCGTGCTTCCAAAATTCCATTTTGCGTGATGTTTTTTATTGACTTTCCagtgtacttaaatataacatatgtttACACAATTccatacaagaaaaaaatatataataaatacaatattatgaattaaaaaacattagatttttttatgtttacataatatactaaagcctaaaatatataatgtgataaatattttttgaaactaCTCGATGGtaaaatttagattaatttgAAAGAACATGGTTTTTAAGTCAAACCATATTCGTATTTCGGACATGGGAATTAAAACACGAATAcaataaaacacacacactcCCTCTGCGTCTGCGTCCAACATAAACACACAAGCATTCATACATTCCAtctatttgtaatgtttatagAGACGGACATAGCAAGACTTTACGACGGTTTTGACACGAATTTTGTCAttttaccaaattaattaaaaataatgatatatttccCGCGTGCGTTTCTATCGAAACTTATCTCTTACTTTTTGTTTTGCGTTTTTAGTTTCAATAATATCAGTAGTTTGAGGAGCTCTGAGAGCGATTGCGCTACAGTTATTAGTTAAGTGATAGACGATATTCGGTTATTAACATAATCGTCTGTTCGTGTCGCATCTGATATTGGATACGAGTACCTCGTGACTGTAATTGAAGTACACACAGCGCTTTAACACGATACACGTTACACACTCGAGTCTGGCTTACTTTGCTTTGGtagatatgaatataattagacCAATTTACTACTTAAGTATTTATGATATGACAAATATGGAAGCAATTTTTAACTCTAATTtagttaatagttatttatttatacaaaacacaaGATTTTTGTACGAAATGTGTAAATACCAGAAGACAATCAAGTCCCCAGATTGACTCCAAATGTCACTGTAACTGGCAACATTGttctaacataattttttattattatttataacatgtgtatcaacccgcattgaaacAACGttatggaataagctccaaattttCTCTTGAAGAGATAAGGGTGCTTttcttttatgttataggttggCGGGCAGTTACTTAGCTAAGGATCATACAGATCGTACAGGCATTACATTTCATCTGGCCCCACTGTAGAATGGGTAGATTAgactatatgaaaataaatgattaataaattcaacTCTTTTTGGAAgcctattttttattcaaagttttaaacaattaattccGCAAAAAAGTCCGCTGAATTTTACTACATTGTATTTTTACTGAATTGACTTGTGGAGCCAGTAAAGCCCAATTTgagactaaaaatattttatcataattgttAGACATTCAAAGAAATTTGGACATTGAccttacaaaaattttaatcattatagtaattatatatttccaaatataaaataaaatatgcccAAATGCAGATTACTAAGTAATCGTAGCTCAGTGTAGCTATTAGTTTTATCAGCAAGGAAAAAGATAGACATTGAAATATTCAGGTATTTCAttgataaatcatttattacagAGGTGTTCCTGGCCGTGTCGTTCAGCTCCTACCCCACGGCCTGAAGACTGCTGGAGTGGGTTAGTGCCGAAGATAGAGAGGGAAGAGGATCGGGAACCCTGGCGGTTGCCCGACCTGCGCCCCTCTTTGCATTACATGCACGATCGTGGTAACATCTTGTTCTGAGTATTCTAAAGATTCCAAAAAAGTTGAGAAATCAAAACGAAAGGCCGAATTCTCTcatttaaaacagtaatttaaaAGCACAAAATAACATATAGTAGTACCACCCTGTCAATCAGCCATACGTATTGTTATGTAGTCTGTTTGTAGTGTAGTGTCTGTCTGGTTGTGGTGTagtgtcactacaggcacaagggacataacatcttagggaACATGGGGAAAGCTTTGTGGTTAAATGGCgatggaattgttaatatttccgACAACGTCATTCCAGGTGGTAatcacttattatattaaaaaagtttttatgaagtgttggaaaaataaaaatttcaattgaGAACGTCATTCCTTTTCTGGAATCTGTTGAATTATGAGTCCGCAAATACTGacttaaacaaaatcaaatattttcatgGATAGTCACGAATATATAgatgttatgaaaatataataaaaatattttttatcatgataAGCAATTAAAATAGACTTATAGACTAGATATTTAATCTATAAGATCCACTACAGCaaactagttattaataaataagattaaaccAGCTCTCCTATACATAGTTTTATACCAATATCATATCcagcataatataatatcaagaaTTTCAGTCTTcagaaaaagataatatttgacTACAGCTAAATGGATATACTAAACTACTAAACGAGGACGCGATTTATTTGTAATGCTAAACTGAAAAAGAAATCTTACCCAATACACGTAAAACTTATGTCAGAAGATGCATCGCGTTTCGGAGGTTTTAGTTTATCAGAATAAGAAGCTATGCAGTATGCAGTTTCACCTTTAAATCTAGACTCTTGAAGTGTCAAGACTGAATAGCTAAAATAATCACGTATATGATGATGttctgaccgccggtgtaaaacaccagggaggctcgagtagcgagccctcccactccctcctagccaacgaggccactcacatggtccgccctgacgccgatcatggacgtaccaggagcagacccgcggcatccctcccgccagtcttagccgtggccgacgagcaagctcaagccggccccgttgctcagggtacaccacgaggaggtgactgacatgtaccccagtGCACTAGTGCCTgcgcaaatacaggtgcactctgTACTCCGTCACTGTTAtgatccgatgggacggcaaatccgacgctaccggaaagagttcaagtgTAGGACTAACGGCTTTACTTGTTTTCCGAGGTATGGGTatatacacttccaacttccagacttcggactgttactgagaattttttgttagaaaaactcaataacttttgtATAATAACGAGGGTTTGGACtcagaacctcgggatctgtaGCCTCATATAAAGCCACTACCCTAACGAGTCAGTATACAATATAATCGATATActtataagcgaaataccattCACTGCATCATCACGAGATCTCCAAAAGTATAGTTccgattgattttaaattttgctcAGTTACACTTTTCCCGACGCAGACGCTCAATAAGAAGTTTTAGAAATTTCAACTTCTAGGAGAAGtggtaattttatatgaagtttAACCGTTGAAAGTGGGAACGGACAATTTGTAGCACGTATATGCATCATATAAGTACaaaagctaaaaataataaagtaattatcgtattatttaattaatagtgaCACTTTATAATCTTTGAACGTGAATGAAAAAATGAGACGAAAAATTGTATAACGATACTTTTTAAATGCATATTTCCTCGTGCTCGTGACTTGTCATATTCGTTGCTTGTCTAATTGATCCTTCCACGTCGCAATTAAATTCGGCTTAAGCGCCTAGTTGGCGGTCGATACGTTATTGAAAACGTTAAGCGTAAGTTACTAAGTAATACACTGtcggtaaggctttgtgcaaactcgtctGAGTATATGCCACCTATTTataccaaacagcagtactttgtAATGTGTTTCTGTTTGAAAGGTAAGCTAAGAGTGTAACTAATACAGGCATAATTCCTATGATTAGTAATGCATTGACGGTTtagagaattatttttattatacaaccaAACATTTAAGTTCTCGTTGTGATGGCGcaagacaattaaaattaacgatgtcattaaaaataattaattagtaatctATGCACAATAATACTTACCTatatccataaaaatatttaataaaaagttgatataaatttaaaaaataaggtgcggattttttaaataaaaaaacagtagagttttaataattattacacttttttcgttgataaaaaaacatgtcgtaaactaagaatattaaaaattaaataacagtaaATTGCATGTGTAGGTACATATGGAAAACGtgcgaaataattattatcatttttttttagtattattttttatcattttctgtttataataatgTGAACGCATTAAGAAAACgctaatttaacttattatatttactgcAATATGTGTATTTGTTCTcctttttttgaattaaaatgatcGGTGATAAAATTAATGAGTAATTGATGGCCTCacttaaactatatattacGGTATACGTCTTAcgatgaaaacttttttatttttttattttttaacacttaGATATGAGTAGTGACTTAGGTATAATTGAACtggttaaataatttgttatttatttacatgtttcatcaattgtttttcattttgttttagaaaGAGATAGTTGCGCGGCTTGCGTCGCCCCATTACCTCTACTACCGCCCCCTGCACCAGCGCCACACTAACTACATACTGTAATCTTTTAGAATGGAACACAACAGTCAACACACAAAGCGATAATCAAAAGTATCCATAGATGGCACTGTATTGCAAAATCCTTGACATTTTGTAATGTTACCATGTTTATACTgctttaaaatttctttaaaaataataataattaccattcTAGTCGCAATGTAAAGTCATGTAGAATTATCATTTGTAGatctataaatatagttttaagtaGAATAAAATGTCGAAGCaatcaaaatgaatttaattcatgattatgttattaatttagaatattgtaGCTTGAAAATGagttacaaaaacttttaattgaatttatttagtacaacttatattttaattgtaaagaaCTGTAAACAAAAAATGATGTCATAATATTTCCGGTGAGCAATTGTTTTTAGTAATGttgtatcttaaattaaaataaactattgtaaataattataggtatgtaataaatatgtttgaaatcGTACCCAAGTGCAAATCCttatgattgtatttatatcGGTAAGATAGAttttagtgtaatttatttcagtaatatcTTACAGAAAAGTGTATAGTAAGTATTGACAATGGCGAATGTCGAAGATTATCGTTaggatttacaaatataaatataatttcagtcTTCAATACATATCATAACTTCCtagtctattatataatttatatatagtatttattatagatgtAACCTATTAGCTGCacatttattacacaataaataaaattatatgagagtttttgtttaattcgtGCCCATACAATCCCTACATGAGAAGTTAAAGATTAATGCAATATAATGCGCCTTGGTGATACAGTGCTTACAAATGATCCGCGATGAGAAATGATCATAGgtactattgaaataaaactagtttttaacggatttaatcgcgtatattaattattttaacatcccgacgtttcgagcactttgcagtgttcgtggtcacgggctgTCTGCCCgattaaatcgaaatatacgcgattaaatccgttaaaaactagttttatttcaatgtgtaataatcgcgaaaatctaagacaacattacataggtactattattttaatacctttTTTGTTTGGTAAAACTAATTTCTCATTAAACAAATTTGTCCTACCATATggtatatattcttttttttgaaTGGGTAGTAAGACCTAGCGTTGTAAGATATTTGCACATACATATAGGTATGTAATTCACAATCAGATCGTGAAACATTGTtggattctataaaaaaataattaattaaaacctatAATATAGAATCTatcttttggttttatttacattatttaaaaaaatatcaacaaaaaaattcgtatattattaatttattaatattatacaattatgcttataattttataatctctCTATTTCACTGTGAGAGTACAAACAGACTGCTATCAATCTTATTCTAtggatcaattaatattattataaatttgtaactcCACAGACATGTTGTCGGTGTCTTTCTCTCTGTGTGTATCTgatctttaatttgtaatatatatatctctgtgcatgcatatttttattatcaggcGGCAtcataatttgaatattgtttGGTATTCCTTTGCAATTTGAATGCCTTTCTGTAAAGAAGTCGAGGATTCCAGAAGAGGTCCAGACAAACAATTAGATCTGTATATTCCTCCTTGAATAGCATATCTTAGACAATCAAGAAATACGGCACCTTAAATTCGTTGGTTTAAAACTAACACGATGATACGATAATTAATGCACACACgtttactttacatttaaatttgactACTTTCCAACCTAACAATACAGCATTGGCGAATAAAAAGCAACTTGGTTAATGTACAGCAAacgaatataactttttatttatttaatttaaaaaaaatacaatccagAGACTcaagatgtttttaaaaaatagttttgtttgaaacaatatttttttattttgtgcggATAATAAAGCATAACTATGCTtggtgtttaaaaataaaggttttttaaacATGCAACACTGTTAAACTGTCAACTGTCAAAGTTCGTTAAACGTCAGTTTTAGTTGTCTGTTCCTTTTCCTGTTAAAAATTCTCTTGAGAGGTTGGTTTCTTATGTACGAAATCTAATTTCATCTTAATAAGTATTACGAATTAACTAAAAAATGATCGTGAATTGCAATTAATTAGTGCGCTCTTAATACTACCGAGTTTATTTTAGcgtttttgtgtaaattttgaatactataaataataacctaAATTGTGTGATAGTGACATAAAGCCGCTCTGTGTTTCAGTAACAAAATGGGTCGTTATTCTCGGGAGCCTGATAATCCAGCCAAGTCATGCAAGGCTCGTGGCTCAAACCTACGTGTTCACTTCAAGGTATgttcataaatataacttacatcAACATCCACATGGAGTGTTTACGCGTTACCAAATATCAACAtggtttatttcaaatttcagaACACATACGAGACTGCTATGGCGATTAAGAAATTATCTCTGCGCCGTGCCGTTCGCTACCTTAAAAATGTAGTTGACAAGAAAGAATGCATACCATTCCGTCGTTTCAACGGTGGTGTTGGCAGATGTGCACAGGCCAAGCAATTTGGAACCACACAAGGTCGTTGGCCCAAAAAGTCCGCAGAATTCCTGCTGCAACTCTTGAGGAACGCTGAATCTAACGCGGATTACAAAGGCTTGGATGTTGACAGGCTCGTTATTGACCACATTCAGGTTAGCgatttatttgaacatttactataattttaatttcgataaaaaGAGGAGA carries:
- the LOC125067841 gene encoding 60S ribosomal protein L17; protein product: MGRYSREPDNPAKSCKARGSNLRVHFKNTYETAMAIKKLSLRRAVRYLKNVVDKKECIPFRRFNGGVGRCAQAKQFGTTQGRWPKKSAEFLLQLLRNAESNADYKGLDVDRLVIDHIQVNRAPCLRRRTYRAHGRINPYMSSPCHIEVCLSEREDTVARAAPADDAPAKKKLSKKKLARQKEKMMRE